The proteins below come from a single Malus domestica chromosome 03, GDT2T_hap1 genomic window:
- the LOC103428111 gene encoding F-box/kelch-repeat protein At3g06240-like yields the protein MNVRHVKVEYQLTESPNVLPSDIIINILSRLAVKSLCRFKCVSKPWRSLISDHDFVKVHFNKAFEYKDVMHQRRRLVFTGVENRSLYFSYLDEFINRDVYLNNRVNNVGDNGLVTASELAFVYSIERDILVSLICYCNGLLLCQLHESKELHLVNPATRELKILPRTPKPYRYSSLCGFGYDHSTDEHKVVCGRININHGIEFCVYTLETNSWRVIRDNFNCFECTKVRGIHLNGELHWLMHKGEYEAESSVIVSLVLAKEEVREIQLSPEYSIENSPPIELGLFREWLCISHNVDADHDQTYNEFWVMKEHGVKESWTKMRVSIPYHKLSHSGFWTKTHDLIVIGERLLMYNFDDDENFWDLPIRGVDKVGIILIYLDSLVSLSRNQSKRSSKKTSAKWKRRVK from the exons ATGAACGTGAGGCACGTGAAGGTGGAGTACCAGCTCACAGAAAGCCCTAATGTCCTTCCATCAGATATCATAATCAACATTCTCTCAAGGCTAGCGGTTAAGTCCTTATGCCGGTTTAAGTGTGTGTCAAAGCCGTGGCGTTCTCTTATCTCCGACCATGATTTTGTTAAAGTACACTTCAACAAAGCCTTTGAGTATAAAGATGTGATGCACCAAAGACGAAGGCTCGTATTTACTGGTGTTGAAAATCGATCCCTCTACTTTTCGTACCTTGACGAGTTTATCAATCGTGATGTATATCTTAATAATCGCGTCAATAACGTCGGTGATAATGGTTTAGTGACGGCTAGTGAGCTCGCCTTTGTTTACAGCATAGAGCGAGATATTTTGGTTTCGTTAATTTGTTACTGCAATGGCTTATTGTTGTGCCAGTTACATGAAAGCAAGGAGTTACATTTGGTTAACCCCGCAACCAGGGAACTCAAGATACTACCAAGGACACCAAAACCATATCGCTATTCGAGCCTCTGTGGGTTCGGATATGATCACTCCACTGATGAACATAAGGTGGTCTGCGGGCGGATCAACATTAATCACGGAATCGAGTTTTGTGTCTATACATTAGAAACCAATTCGTGGCGGGTGATTCGCGACAACTTCAATTGTTTTGAATGTACTAAAGTACGCGGGATACATCTGAATGGCGAACTTCATTGGTTGATGCATAAGGGTGAATATGAAGCTGAGTCTTCCGTCATTGTATCTCTCGTCTTAGCAAAGGAGGAGGTTCGGGAAATTCAACTGTCTCCGGAATATTCCATCGAGAATAGCCCTCCAATCGAGCTAGGGCTATTCAGAGAATGGTTGTGCATATCACATAATGTCGACGCCGATCATGATCAAACGTACAATGAATTTTGGGTGATGAAGGAACATGGAGTTAAGGAGTCTTGGACCAAAATGAGAGTCTCCATCCCCTATCACAAATTGTCTCATTCtggcttttggaccaaaacTCATGATTTGATCGTAATTGGCGAAAGGTTACTAATGTACAATTTTGATGACGATGAAAACTTCTGGGATCTACCAATTCGTGGAGTTGACAAAGTTGGTATCATTTTGATCTACTTGGATAGCCTGGTTTCTCTTTCTAGAAATCAATCGAAAAGGAGTTCGAAGAAGACTTCG GCAAAGTGGAAACGGAGAGTGAAATAA
- the LOC103428101 gene encoding putative BPI/LBP family protein At1g04970: MGSFPKSMKSAIFFIISSLFLVSATTQEGGFISVVVSRKGLDFTKDLLIEQAVSSIIPLKLPEIKKSIKIPLVGKVHIVLSNILIYNVEIGSSYVETGDSGIALIASGATANLSMDWKYTYSTWLFDISDSGDASIQVEGMEVGVTLALKDQEGTLKLSVLECGCYVKDITIKLDGGASWLYQGLVDAFKGQIISAVEDNISNKVREGIVKLDSLLQSLPKQIALDDIAALNVTFVGNPVLSNSSIEFQINGLFTALDDNSASSLYNKGSLDPVPCNAPAKMVEISLHENVFSSVSLVFYNENYMQRTINKIPDQSLLNTAQWKHIVPQLYKQYPDKDMELNISVSSPPIIRVANNGVDFTVYSDVTIGVVEDDDEVISVACISLEIHASCSPKISRNKLAGIVKLNDITASLKWSEIGNLHMRLVQAILSTILKTVVVPYLNLYLWKGLPLPLPRGFTLKNSEILSTNSRLRIFSDVEFVEG; this comes from the exons ATGGGTTCCTTCCCAAAGTCGATGAAATCTGCAATTTTCTTCATAATTTCATCACTTTTTCTGGTTTCTGCAACTACCCAGGAAGGAGGATTCATATCTGTGGTCGTATCCAGAAAGGGTCTTGATTTCACCAAGGACTTGCTGATAGAACAGGCTGTTTCCTCCATAATCCCCCTTAAGCTGCCCGAAATCAAAAAGTCGATCAAAATCCCACTTGTTGGCAAAGTTCATATTGTTCTGTCGAATATCTTAATTTACAATGTGGAAATTGGCTCTTCATATGTGGAGACTGGTGACTCTGGTATTGCTTTAATTGCTTCAGGAGCCACTGCAAATTTGAGCATGGATTGGAAGTATACTTATAGCACTTGGTTATTTGATATTTCAGATAGTGGGGATGCCTCCATTCAG GTTGAAGGTATGGAAGTGGGTGTTACCTTAGCTTTGAAGGACCAAGAAGGAACCCTTAAGCTGTCTGTTTTGGAATGCGGTTGCTATGTGAAAGATATCACCATTAAGTTAGATGGTGGAGCATCTTGGCTTTACCAAGG ATTAGTGGATGCCTTTAAAGGCCAAATAATTTCTGCAGTTGAAGATAATATTTCCAATAAAGTCAGAGAAGGAATAGTGAAGCTTGACAGTTTACTACAATCGCTTCCAAAACAAATTGCACTGGATGATATTGCAGCTTTGAATGTTACATTTGTGGGCAATCCTGTGTTGAGTAATTCTTCCATTGAATTTCAGATAAATGGTCTTTTCACGGCTCTTGATGATAATTCCGCTTCCAGCTTATACAATAAAGGTTCACTAGATCCTGTTCCCTGCAATGCTCCAGCTAAGATGGTTGAGATATCATTACATGAAAATGTCTTTAGCTCAGTGTCCTTAGTTTTCTACAAC GAAAATTATATGCAACGGACAATCAACAAGATACCAGATCAGTCCCTTCTGAACACTGCTCAGTGGAAACACATTGTTCCTCAACTGTACAAGCAGTACCCAGATAAAGATATGGAACTTAATATTTCTGTATCTTCTCCACCAATAATAAGAGTTGCGAACAATGGCGTTGACTTCACTGTTTACTCTGATGTGAcaattggtgttgtggaggaTGATGATGAAGTAATATCAGTTGCGTGCATATCATTG GAGATTCATGCTTCATGTTCCCCAAAGATCTCCAGGAACAAACTAGCTGGCATTGTTAAATTGAATGATATTACAGCTTCTTTGAAGTGGAGTGAAATTGGTAACCTACACATGCGTCTCGTTCAG GCCATATTGTCAACAATCCTCAAAACTGTTGTTGTGCCGTATTTGAATTTATACCTTTGGAAAGGactacctttaccacttcctcGTGGCTTTACACTCAAGAATTCTGAGATCCTCTCCACCAATTCAAGACTTAGAATATTCAGCGATGTTGAGTTTGTAGAAGGATAA